In Mobula hypostoma chromosome 12, sMobHyp1.1, whole genome shotgun sequence, one DNA window encodes the following:
- the barhl2 gene encoding barH-like 2 homeobox protein: MEGPNGSHFGIDTILANSSGSPVLINGDYRHGDSRTSDFRNQATPSPSSEIDTAGTAPLSPISMEHQEQHLGPEKLHQHQQQSLQPPPPPPQQQLAAGGSGPRTSTSSFLIKDILGDSKPLAACAPYSTSVSSPHTPKPDGESFRQKVDSEETKNKLDKRDDTASDNIKCNGTKEEGDREITSSRESPPVRAKKPRKARTAFSDHQLNQLERSFERQKYLSVQDRMDLAAALNLTDTQVKTWYQNRRTKWKRQTAVGLELLAEAGNYSALQRMFPSPYFYHPSLLTNMDTTAAAAMYMYRTPPPHPGLQRPLVPRVLIHGLGPAGQPALNPLPNPISGTPHPR; this comes from the exons ATGGAAGGACCAAACGGGTCTCACTTTGGGATAGACACTATTTTGGCCAACAGTTCCGGCAGCCCGGTGCTGATCAACGGTGATTATCGTCACGGCGACAGCAGGACTTCAGATTTTCGAAATCAGGCCACCCCGTCTCCCAGCTCGGAGATAGACACGGCGGGCACGGCTCCCCTTTCGCCCATCTCCATGGAGCACCAGGAACAACATCTCGGGCCGGAGAAGCTTCACCAACATCAGCAGCAAAGTTTgcagccgccgccgccgccgccgcagCAGCAACTCGCCGCCGGCGGCTCTGGTCCCAGGACTTCCACCTCTTCGTTTTTAATCAAAGATATCTTGGGCGACAGCAAACCTCTGGCAGCCTGTGCCCCTTACAGTACCAGTGTCTCCTCACCCCATACTCCGAAACCAGACGGAGAGTCCTTCCGGCAGAAGGTAGATTCCGAAGAGACGAAGAACAAACTCGACAAACGAGATGACACAGCAAGTGATAACATCAAATGTAACG GAACAAAAGAAGAAGGCGACCGTGAAATAACGAGTAGCCGGGAAAGTCCTCCCGTGCGGGCGAAGAAACCTCGGAAAGCAAGGACGGCCTTCTCGGACCACCAGCTCAACCAACTTGAGCGCAGTTTCGAGCGCCAGAAATACCTGAGCGTGCAGGACCGCATGGACTTGGCAGCGGCGCTCAACCTGACAGACACCCAGGTCAAAACCTGGTATCAGAACAGGAG GACGAAGTGGAAAAGACAGACTGCTGTGGGGCTGGAGCTGCTGGCTGAGGCCGGAAATTATTCCGCTTTGCAGAGAATGTTCCCGTCTCCCTATTTCTACCATCCAAGTTTGCTAACTAACATGGACACAACGGCGGCGGCGGCTATGTACATGTACCGGACTCCACCGCCTCATCCCGGACTGCAGCGGCCGCTGGTCCCGCGAGTTCTCATCCACGGGCTCGGCCCGGCAGGACAGCCAGCACTCAACCCCCTGCCCAACCCTATCTCCGGCACACCACACCCCCGGTGA